In the Streptomyces sp. WMMC940 genome, CGCTGCGTTGTCGGTGTCGCCCGAGTACGTCCGGAACGAGGATCGTCCTCCGCCTTGCGATCGCACGCACCGGACGCCGCAGGCCCCGTCCCGCGGGCGGACGGAGTCACCTTCGAGGCCCTCGAAGCCCCTCCCCCCGGGGCCGGGGACCGCCGCCGGACCACTGGACGTCCACAGGCGCGACGGGCGTGTCGCGCGATGCCGTTACCCTTGGACGCGTGGCAGTCGTCGATGTATCCGAAGAGCTGAAGTCCCTCTCCTCGACCATGGGGTCGATCGAGGCCGTCCTGGACCTCGACAGGATGAGGGCAGACGTCGCCGTGCTCGAGGAGCAGGCGGCGGCGCCGTCCCTCTGGGACGACCCCGAGGCGGCGCAGAAGATCACCAGCAAGCTCTCGCACCTGCAGGCCGAGGTCCGCAAGGCGGAGGCGCTCCGCGGACGGATCGACGACCTCGAAGTGCTCTTCGAGCTCGCCGAGGCCGAGGACGACCCGGACACCCGGGCGGAGGCCGAGACCGAGCTGGAGGCCGTCCGCAAGGCGCTGGACGAGATGGAGGTCCGCACGCTCCTCTCCGGCGAGTACGACGAGCGTGAGGCGCTGGTCAACATCCGGGCCGAGGCCGGCGGCGTGGACGCCGCCGACTTCGCCGAGCAGCTCCAGCGCATGTACTTGCGCTGGGCCGAGCGCCACGGCTACGGCACGGAGGTCTACGAGACCTCGTACGCGGAGGAGGCCGGCATCAAGTCGACCACCTTCGTCGTGAAGGCGCCGTACGCCTACGGCACGCTGTCGGTGGAGCAGGGCACGCACCGCCTGGTCCGCATCTCCCCGTTCGACAACCAGGGGCGGCGCCAGACGTCCTTCGCGGGCGTCGAGGTCCTGCCGGTCGTCGAGCAGTCGGACCACGTGGAGATCGACGAGTCCGAGCTGCGCGTGGACGTCTACCGCGCCTCCGGTCCCGGTGGCCAGGGAGTCAACACGACCGACTCCGCGGTCCGCATCACCCACATCCCGACCGGCATCGTGGTCTCCTGCCAGAACGAGCGCTCCCAGATCCAGAACAAGGCGAGCGCGATGAACGTCCTCCAGGCGAAGCTCCTCGAGCGCCGCCGGCAGGAGGAGCAGGCCAAGATGGACGCCCTCAAGGGCGACGGCGGCAACTCCTGGGGCAACCAGATGCGGTCGTACGTCCTCCACCCGTACCAGATGGTCAAGGACCTGCGGACGGAGTTCGAGGTCGGCAACCCGCAGTCGGTGCTCGACGGCGAGATCGACGGCTTCCTCGAGGCGGGCATCCGCTGGCGCAAGCAGCAGGAGAAGTAGCGGCCCGGCCGTACACGACGGCCGCGTCCCCACGGGGGCGCGGCCGTTCGCCTTTCCCGTGCCGTCCGGGGCGGGGCGCGCCGGTCGGACGGTTCCCAAAGGCCCCGGAGCGGCGACCGGACGTGGATCTGCCCCAGGCGCGGCAGCCTTCCGGCCACCGGGCGCCTTCGTCGGGAGTTCGTCCTCGGAGCCGGTGGTGACGGCGCCGTCCACTCCGGTCCCACGGGTCCGCGAGATCCGCGCCGGGGCCCGCCCCGGCGGAGCCGCCGCGGCCCATACCGGTGGGCCGCTTGCGCAGGCTCAATTTCTCCTCAAGAAGACGGTGTTCGGCATGCGCCGCCGAACGGTCACGGATAGATTCTCGAATCCGGGCGGAGACTGATTGCGCGACCGCGGGTCCACCGCGCCGGGGCTGCGCGTCCGCTCCCCTCACGCGGATTCACGCGGATTCACGCGGATTCACGCGGAGGTGCTCGGGGCGACCGGCGTCCCCGTGTGGTTCCGCCGGGAGCCGGTGGGGTGTGCGGGCTTCCGCTCCCTTATCCGCCCCGGGTACTCGCCATCACTTATGCGCACTGCAACTGGCCTTTGCCGTACCGCGGTGCGAGTTTCCGCGACGCGCAATGAAAGCCGGATTCGCTCCGGAAGGTCCCCTGGGGCCGCCTGACCTGGTCTGGCAAGCCGTCACATATGGTACCCCATAAGGAATTTGCTGATGCGATCGCCGGAGGGGGGACGGCCCGGTGAACCGAACGGCGCGGTCGCCGACCGGGATCCTGTCGCCCCGGTTGGGGGCCGGATGGTATTGCGCATGCGTCCGAGCGTCCGAGGAATTGATGGATTCACAGGGAATCCATAGCGGTGCCCGTCCATTCAGGGTGAATCGGGCCGCCAGCCGTCCCATGTGGTACACCGCGCTTCCGGCCGGACACGTTCTGTAGTGCATCCGGTCCGGGCCCAAACCGGTTCCAGGGGCGTGGGTGGACGGGAATGCCGTTTACCCCTCGGTTCCATCGGCACAAGAAATAGATGAAACCTAAACCGGTGGAGTGGTTCCTTAAGTGAAGTCTCTCGGCCTGACAAAGAGAAGTTCAGGAAAGGCCGCCGCGGCAGGCGGTTTTGCCTATTCTCGGTACGGCAGCAGCGTCATCGGCAGTCATGCACCTACGGGCGGCCGGAAGCAGCTGACGACGGACGTTCCGCCAAGCACTGCCACTATTTCGCGGGAGAAGCAAGGATGGTCGGGCACAGCGGCAGCGGGCCCTCCGAACAAGGCGCCCATTCCGTGCTCTACACGCGACTCATACCGCCTTTGCTCGGGCCTCTTCTGGACCGCCCCAGACTGTTCCGGACGCTGGACACGGGAGTGACGAGACGGCTCACCCTCGTGGTCGGTCCGCCAGGGGCCGGCAAGAGCGCGCTGCTGGCCTCCTGGGCCAGATCGCTGCCCCTGGGAGAGCCCGCGTGGCTCACTCTCGACGCCGACGACAACCACGCTCCCCGGCTCCTCACCCACCTCGCCGCGGCCCTGGCCCGCGCCGCCGCCACCCGGGGCGGCGAGGGGGAGGGGACGCTCCGCTTCCGCGACGGGGTGGGCGTGCCGACCCTGCTCCACGAGGTCGGTAGGCTCCCGGATCCGCTCGTGCTGGTCGTCGACGCCTTCCACGAGCTGCGGCCCGGGCCGGCGCGCAGCGCCCTGCTGCAGTTCGCTCGCTACGCACCGGGCGGGCTGAGGGTGGTGCTCGCCACCCGGAGGGAGCCGGACCTGCCGCTCCACAAGCTCCGTGCGGGCGGCGAGCTCACCGAGATCAGAGGCGCCGATCTCGCGTTCACCCACGCGGAGACGGCGGAGTTGTTCCGGGCGCAGGGAGCGGAGCCCGGTGGCGACCAGGTCGCCGCCGTGGTCCGCTGCTCGGGCGGCTGGGCCCTGGCGGTCCGCTACGCCTCGGCCAACCCGGTCCGGGGCGACGATCCCGGCTCCTGCCTGGAGGGGTGGTCCCAGGCCATCCGCCACTGCTCCGACTTCCTGCTGTCGGAGCTGCTCGACCCGATGCCCGCGGACGACCAGGACGTGCTGCTGCGCACCAGTCTGCTCGGCGAGTTCAGCGCGTCCCTGGTGCGCGCCCTGACAGGCCGCGCCGACCTCAACCGGGTGCTGCGCCGGCTGTCCACCGAGCACGACCTGTTGGTGCGGGACGACGAGTGGACCTACCGGCTGCCCAATCCGCTGATGCGTGGGGTGCTTTCGCGGGAGCTCACCGAGCGGTACGGCTGGCCCGAGGTGAGCCGGCTGCTGGGCAGGGCGGCCCGCTGGTACGAGGACCTGGGCGCGGCCTCCACGGCCCGGAGGTACGCGGCGGCCGCGCAAGCCTACGGGGCGGGGCCCGCGCCGGCGGGCGGCCTCCTCCTCCCGCCGGGGCCGGGTCGCACCGGTGGGGGAGTGTCCCTCCGGGTGCCCGCGGGTGACGCGGCCCCGTCACCCGCTCCGTCATCCCCCGGGGAGCCGGCGGCACCGGGCCACCGGCCGGCCACCGCAGCCGACTCTCTGACGCGCAGTGAACTCGACGTCCTGAGGCTGCTGCCGCTGGGTCTGACGCTGGACGAGATCGCCGCCCGCCGGCATGTGTCCCTCAACACCGTCAAGACGCAGGTACAGGCCATCTACCGCAAGCTGCAGGTCGGCCGCAGGCGCGACGCGGTCCGGGTCGCCGCGGAGTGCGGTCTGATCGGTCCTCGCGGCTGAGCCGGTACGCCCGCCGTCGCGGCGGGAACCACGCGCCCCGGACCGCCGCGGGCGGTGCCCGGCACGGGGGGTGATACACCGTCACCCTCCCGCCGTCCGGACCGGGAACGCGTTTCACCCCCGGCGCGTGATGCCTCTTCCACCTGTCCACCGGTTGGCTTCAGCCGATCGCTGCGCACGCAGAGGACAGGAGGCAGCCAGTGCTGGATGCACGTGCGAGTGGTGACCGGACCGCCGCTGCGGACCGGGGGGACGGCGCGACGGAGGACGACCTCGCCGGGCTCCGGCGGCTGGAGGCCGTCGTCGGGCCGGCCGGGCGGCCGGTGCGGGGTTCCCAGCTCCTCCCCACCCTGCCGGGCGAGCCCCCCTACTCGGTCTTCGTCTCGTCCATCGGCGACCCCACCGCTCTCTGGTCCGACACCCCCGCCCAGCCCCAGGGCCTGGACGGCGCCGGAGGCGGCACCGACGCCGAGAGGGCCCGGCTGATCAGTGTGGCCGAGGCGCTGGAGCGCTACACCAATTCCTTCTACCAGCCGCATCTGGTGCGCTGGGCGACCGCGGACGAGCTCGGGGACGAGGCGGTCGACCTCGACGCACTCCCACGCTGCTCGGACGCGGAGCTGTCCGACGAGTCGAACTGGCTGATCCGCCCCGACGGGTCGCTGCCGCAGCGCTGGGTGCGCGGCTGGTCGCTCACCCGGAGCCGACCGGTCTGGATCCCCGCGTCCTACGTCTGGCTGTTCACCACGCACGAGGCGATCGGGGAGCGGATCGCCAATCCCATCTCGACCGGCTGCGCGATCCACTCGGATCTGCACCAGGCCTTGGTGAACGGGATCTGCGAAGCGGTCGAACGCGACGCGATCGCCCTGGTGTGGCTTCAGCGCCTCGAGCTGCCGGAGATCGACGTCGCGGACGAGCCGTCCCTGCGGGAACAGCATCGGCGGGCCAGGGACGGCTTCGTGGAGTACCGCTTCTACGACGCCACCACGGACGTGGGCGTGGCCACGGTCTACGCGGTCGTGCTCAGCGACCACAACGACACGCTGGGCCAGCTCGTGATGTGCGCGACCGGGACCGACCCCGCTGAGGTCATCCGCAAGATCTACCGGGAGGCGGCCTCCTCGCGCATCGCCCTTCAGGCCCCGCACTCCGTTCCCGAGGATCCGCGCGACTTCACCAGCGTGCTGCACGGCGCCCTCCACATGGGCCGCCCGGAGCGGCGGGACGCCTTCGGGTTCCTGCTGCGACGGCCGTGCCCCACCCGGGTGCCCGCGGATCTGCCTCGGGCACCGGACGGCCCTCCCGCGCGGCGGCTCGCCTGGCTGGTGGAGCGGCTGGCCGCGGTGGACGCCGAGGTGATCGCCGTGGAGCTGACGACGGAGGAGGCCCGACGGGCCGGACTCCGCTCGGTACGGGTCGTCGTGCCCCAGCTGATGCCGCTGTCCTTCGTGCACCGCAACCGGTACCTGGCCCACCCCCGGCTCTACCGGGCACCGGTCGCGATGGGGCTCACCAGCCACCGGGAGCACGAACTCAACCCCCACCCCCAGCCCTTCGCCTAGGAGAGAACCGCCGTGCCGTTCACCACCGCACCCGCACACGTCCTGTGGACCGGGACGTTCGGCAGGAGGGTCGCCGACCACCTGGCCTCCCTGACCGACTGGCCCTCCGCCACCGCCGACGCCCTGGGGAGCCGGTCCGCCGAGTGGCCCCACACCGCGCTCCGCGTGCTCGCCCTCTGGCGGGACGAACCCCGCCTCCTGGCGGACGTCTCCCGGCTGCACAGCGTGTGCCGCACCACCTGGCTCCCCGTCGTCCAGGAGTTCCCCCTCATCCGGATCGGGCCCCTGATCGTGCCGGGCCAGGGCCCTTGCCACTCCTGCTACACACGACGGCGGGCCCAGCACGACAGGGGACGCGAGGTGTCCAGGGCCCTGCAGGAGTCGCGGGAGGCCGACCCCGGGCACGGGATCGCCGGGTTCACCGACGCTCAGGCCATGATCGCGGCCGGCCTCGCCGTGGATCTCCTCACCCGGTACCGCACCGGGGACGGCGTGGTACCGGGGCAGGTGACCTTCTACAACGTGCTGAGCCGGTCCCTGTTCTCCGACACGGTCATCGGCGTCCACGGCTGTGAGGAGTGCGGGCCGCCGACGGACCCGGACGACGGCTGGCGGCGGCTGGCCGCCGAACTGCCGCTCACCACGGGCACCGTGGCGGGAGGCGGACGGTGAGCACCCTCGTCAGCGTGCCGGGACAGCGCGGTGTCCCCGCAGCCGCCGTCGCCGAGGCCGTGCGCCACGATCCCCAGTTCCGGCTTCCCGTCCGCCCGCAGCTCTGCCGGGGGCTCCACGTGGTCGACACGCCGGACGGCGTGGTCATCGACGGAGGCGCCGAACGCCAGCATCTGCGCGGCTCCTCGGCCGCGGCCCTCCGGCGGAGCCTGCTTCCTCTCCTGGACGGCAGCAGGGATCTCGCCGCGCTGGCCCACGCGACCGGGTGGAGCGACTCGGCCGTCCACCAGGCCGTGGCCACCCTGTACTTCGCCGGGGTGCTGGAGGACGCGGCACAGGCCGTACGGACACCGGAGGGTGACGGGCCGTCGGAGCCGGCCGCGGTCTGGACGTCGCGGACGCTGGACTGCGCCCGTGTGCACCCCCACTCCAGCCGTGCGGCGCTCGCCGCGGCACGGGCCCGGGTGCGGCTGAGCGTACGGGCGTCCTGGCAGCGCCCCCTGCGGGCCGCGCTGGCCGACCTCGGGATCACCGATGTGCTCCCGCTCGCCCCCGGCGAGGGACCACCGGAGGACGCACTGGTCGTCGCCGACCTCGCGGCGCCCCGCGCGACGGTCGACCGGATCGTCGACGAGAGCGCCCGGCGCGGCATCCGGCTGCTGCTGGCGGACGAGCGGGACGGACGCGTCGCCGTGGGCCCGCTGGTGGACCCCTCGGCGACCGCCTGCGCACACTGCGCCCGCACGGCAGTCGAGCTCCGGCCCGGTCCACCCGAGTGGTTCCGCGAGGCGGTCCCCACCCCGGGTGCGGCAACCGCGGCCGGACTGATCGCCGAGGAGCTCCGCGCCCTGCTGCTGCGGGGGGAGCCGGTCCAGTCCCTCGGAGGGCAGCTCGTCGTGGACCTCGCGGACAGGTCCACCACCGCGTACAAACTGACCCCCGAGGCCGGCTGCCGCGCCTGCTACCCGTCCGCCGCGGGCCGTACCGGCCCCCTGCCGGAGGAAGGGCCGTTGCACTACGAGCACGCCGTGGCCTTCCCTCCCCGGCATCTGGTCAACCCCAAGGCACACCAGCACCACTTCCGCCCGGAGAACGTCGAGCTCCAGTTCGAGCGACTGAGGTACCCCAACAATCCGCGGTATCCGCTGCCCGAGGCGTCCCCGGCGGACCTGGAGAAGCTCGCCGCCGGCACGCAGCCACCACCGTGGCCGGACGCACTGGCGGCCGTGATGCGCTTCACCGCGGGGCTGCGCGGCCCCGGCGACGAAGGGGGGCCCGGCGAACCCGGGCGGGTGAACCGATGGGCGCCGACCGGCGGAAACCTGGGCTCGCCCCATGTCTACGCGCTGCTGCGGGGCGTCCCCGGCCTCCCCGACGGCGTCCACTACTACGACGCCGCCGACCATGCGCTCACCGCCATGCACCCCCACACCGACCACCTGGGCACGCTCCTCACGGCACTGGGCGGGGACGCCGCCGACGGCGGGGAGCGGCCCGGCGTGCACCTGGTCCTGGCCTCGGACATCGGCCGCGTCGCCCGGAAGTACGGTCCGTTCGCCTACCGCGTGGGGAACCTCGACACCGGATGCGCACTGGCCCAGCTCGCTCTCACGGCCCGGGCGATCGGGCTGGCACACGGCCTGCTGGACCCCCACCCCCTGCAACGGCACCGGGAGTTCCTCGTGGGTGCCGGCGGTCCCGCGCTCATCACCGCCGCAGTGCGGCTCCAGGACGAAGGGAGCGGCTCGTGCCGCTGATCGACACGGCCGGCCTGACCGAGCAACTGCTGGCCGCACCGCCCACCGCATCCGCATCCTCCGACGTCCGGCCCGGAGCGGCTCCCCCGCTGCCCGGTGACCCGGTCCGTGCGCTGCGCCGCCGCAGAGCACAACGGCACTGGGCGCCCGAACCGCTGGACGGGGACGTCCTCGTCAAGGCCCTCGCGTACGCCTTCGAGCAGGACGGGCGGCTGTGGCGGCCGGCCTTCCCCACGCTGCCGACGCCGGCCGCGACCGTACTGGTGCAGAGACTCCTCGACGTTCCGGAGGGCTGCCACCGCTACGAGCCCGAGGGGCGACGGCTGGTGCCCGAGCCACGTGCCCTGCCGCCGCTCGCGGACCTGGTGCTGCAACTGGAGTTCGCCGAGGCACCGGCCCTGGTGGTGGTGCACGGCGATCTGGCGGCGACACTCGAACGGCATGGTGCGGGGGGCCACCGGCTGCTGTTGGCACGCGGCGCGGCGCTGGCCCATTCCGCATGGCTCGCAGCCCTCTCCCTCGGAGCCGTCGGCTCCGTGTTCGCCGGTGTGCTCGGTGCGGCGGGACGCACCCATCTGGGCCTCGACGGGTCCGGCCGGGCACAGCTCATCGGCCTGGCACTCGGCTCCCCCCGCCGGGTCCGGCCTGCCCCGGCGCCGGGCGACCGGACCGGGGAGTGGTGATGGCCGGCTCATCCGTCCATGTGGCCTCCGGCAGCGCCCGGCCGTCCTGGCTGGACACCGAGCGCCCGGCCATGCGCCCCGACGTCGAGATCACCGAGGGGCTGAACCGGGAACCGCTCGCCTACGACCCGGTCAGCGGCCACTACACCCGGCTGTCCAGGAGCGGGGCCGCGATCCTCACGGCCCTCGACGGTTCCATGACCGGACGGGAGTTCGCCGCCCGGGCCGCGGGCACGGGACGCGGTGACGGCTCCACCGAGCGGGTGGTGCTGGACTTCCTCGGGGAACTGCGCGCCGCCGGACTGCTGACCGTGCCCCCGGCCGGTGGCCGGGAAGCCTCGGCCGTGCGCTTCGCACGCCGCGGCCACATGCCGCGTCTGCCGCTGGTGGGCGCCGGGGTGCGCGTCGTGCTGGACCCGCCCGCCTCGCTGCTCCGCCGCGCACCGCGGCCGTTCGGCGCGCTGTGGATCGCCGCGGCGGTCCTCGCGGTGTGGGGGGCGGGGTCGGTGCTCGCCGCTCCCCTCGCGGCCGGCGGTCCCGAGCTGACCCTCCCGGTGCGGGGCTGGGCGGTCGTCGTCTGCGGCATGCTGCTGCAGACCACCCTGCACGAGCTGGCCCACGGACTGGCCTGCCGCTACTACGGCGTCCCCGTCCGGGAGATCGGCGTCGGCCTCCTCTTCTACCTGGTCCCCGTGGCCTATGTGGACCGCACCGACGCCCACCGGCTCCCCGGACGCGGGCCCCGGGTGGTCATCGCCCTGGCCGGAGTGGCCCAGGACGTGCTGTGGCTGGGCGGCTGGTCGGCGCTGTCGCTGTACGCCGAGGGGCAGTTCGGACAGCTCTGCCTGCTGATGGTCTGGCTGCAGATCGGCCTGCTGCTGGCGAACCTGAACCCGCTGCTCCCCACCGACGGGTACCACGCGCTGGAGTCGGCCATGGGCACACTGAACCTGCGCTCGCGCGCCTTCACCGCACTGCGGTGCCGGGTGCTGCGGCAGCCACCGCCGAGCTGGCTCGCCGTCCGGAGCCGCTCCCGGCAGCTGCACTACCAGGTGTTCGGGCTCGTCTGCCTCGCCTACGCGCTGCTCGTCGCGGTCTTCTGCGTACGCTCGCTGCTCCTGCTGTTCGGGGGCGCGTGATGACGACCTCGACCGGGAGGCAGCCCTCGACCGCGACGCGGTCCCCGTCCTCGGCTCAGCCCCCGACCGCGACGCGAGCCGTGGACGGGCCCGCCGCCGGACATCCCCTGGCCGTGGGCCCGGCCCTGAGCAGGGTCGCCGGACTCCCGGCAGCCGCCGTGGCACCGCTGGCGGCCGAGGAGGTCGCCGAGGTCCTGGACCGGATCGCCGCGGCCCGCCGGGAACTGGCCGCCCTGGCACCGGCGGTGACCGGTCTGCTGCACGACGCCGTGCCGCTGATGCCGACCACCGGCGCACGCCGGTCGGTGCTGCGCTGGCGGAGGGCGGCCCACGCCGGGCGGCCGGACCTGGTGCCGCCGGAACTGCTCGCGCAGGTCCGCGAGGCACTCGCGACGAGGGAGGCGAGGGAGGTCTCGGCACTGGAGCGCTGGGTGGAACGGGCCGGGTCCCTGGCCGAGCTGCGGCAGCTGCTGGGCCGGCGTGCCGGGGCCGCGGAGGCCGCCGAGGAGCGGACCCTGCGCCACCTCATGGGACTGCCCGCCGTGTCGGGCGCGCTGGCACTGGTCTCGCCCGTGTTCTCCCGTCGTGTACGGCAGCCGGGCGGGCGGCCGCTGGACCGGGGGGAGCGCCTGACCGCGTACGGGTACGCCGTACGGTCCGCACTGAAGGCCAGCCCGCTGTCCTCGCTCACCCATGTCTCGGTCCCGGGAGCGGACCACGGCGCCCGGGTCCGGGTCGTCCTGCACCCCCTGGTCGGCCGGGTACTGCTGCGGGCTGCGGCCGTCCGTCACGGGGTGCGCGACCTGGTCCGCTGGCGGGTCAACGGCTCCCTCCGCGTGGCGGACCCCCTCGCCCGGATGAGCGAGCCACGGCAGTCGGTGACCGACGGTTGGGCCTGGTCGGACGACGAGGTCCTCGACGCCACCGGGAGGGAGGACCTGTTCGCCGCCCTCCGGGATCCGGGGAGGCTGCCCGCCGTCCGGCTGGCCCGTTACCTGGAGGCCGGTCTGCTGGACATCGACGACCCCTGCCCGCAGGACGGGCTCCTGGACTGGCTCGCCACGGCACTGGCCGCATCCCGTGACCCGTCGGACCTCCGGGCGGCCGGGCGACTGCGGACCGCCGCGGGCGAGCTGGCGGTCATCGCCGGCGGCGGCCCGGCGGCCCGGGCCGACGCCCTGGTGCGGCTGCGCGAAGCGCTGGAGGACGCCCTCGGGGCGCTCGGCGCCGCCGACGACTGGCCGCTGGACGACGTCACCCTGGTCTACGAGGACCGGGCCGGCACCCTGCCGGCCCGCCCGCTGGACGACGAGCGGGCCGCGTTACTGCGGCGCCATGCCGGGGCCGTGTGCGACAGCCTGCGGGTGTCCCCCGAGTACCAGGCGCTCACCGACGCGTTCGTGGCGCGGTTCGGCCCGGGCGGTGTCTGCGACGACGTGTTCGGCTTCTTCCAGGAGCTGGCCGCGTTCGGAATCCCCGGAGCCCCCGGAGCCCCTTTCGGCCCCGCCCCGGGCACGGCTCGCCCCGCCCGTCCGGGGCGGTCGAGTTGCCTGCCCTCGGTCGCCGTCGTCTTC is a window encoding:
- a CDS encoding YcaO-like family protein, whose product is MLDARASGDRTAAADRGDGATEDDLAGLRRLEAVVGPAGRPVRGSQLLPTLPGEPPYSVFVSSIGDPTALWSDTPAQPQGLDGAGGGTDAERARLISVAEALERYTNSFYQPHLVRWATADELGDEAVDLDALPRCSDAELSDESNWLIRPDGSLPQRWVRGWSLTRSRPVWIPASYVWLFTTHEAIGERIANPISTGCAIHSDLHQALVNGICEAVERDAIALVWLQRLELPEIDVADEPSLREQHRRARDGFVEYRFYDATTDVGVATVYAVVLSDHNDTLGQLVMCATGTDPAEVIRKIYREAASSRIALQAPHSVPEDPRDFTSVLHGALHMGRPERRDAFGFLLRRPCPTRVPADLPRAPDGPPARRLAWLVERLAAVDAEVIAVELTTEEARRAGLRSVRVVVPQLMPLSFVHRNRYLAHPRLYRAPVAMGLTSHREHELNPHPQPFA
- a CDS encoding helix-turn-helix transcriptional regulator — translated: MLYTRLIPPLLGPLLDRPRLFRTLDTGVTRRLTLVVGPPGAGKSALLASWARSLPLGEPAWLTLDADDNHAPRLLTHLAAALARAAATRGGEGEGTLRFRDGVGVPTLLHEVGRLPDPLVLVVDAFHELRPGPARSALLQFARYAPGGLRVVLATRREPDLPLHKLRAGGELTEIRGADLAFTHAETAELFRAQGAEPGGDQVAAVVRCSGGWALAVRYASANPVRGDDPGSCLEGWSQAIRHCSDFLLSELLDPMPADDQDVLLRTSLLGEFSASLVRALTGRADLNRVLRRLSTEHDLLVRDDEWTYRLPNPLMRGVLSRELTERYGWPEVSRLLGRAARWYEDLGAASTARRYAAAAQAYGAGPAPAGGLLLPPGPGRTGGGVSLRVPAGDAAPSPAPSSPGEPAAPGHRPATAADSLTRSELDVLRLLPLGLTLDEIAARRHVSLNTVKTQVQAIYRKLQVGRRRDAVRVAAECGLIGPRG
- a CDS encoding PqqD family protein is translated as MAGSSVHVASGSARPSWLDTERPAMRPDVEITEGLNREPLAYDPVSGHYTRLSRSGAAILTALDGSMTGREFAARAAGTGRGDGSTERVVLDFLGELRAAGLLTVPPAGGREASAVRFARRGHMPRLPLVGAGVRVVLDPPASLLRRAPRPFGALWIAAAVLAVWGAGSVLAAPLAAGGPELTLPVRGWAVVVCGMLLQTTLHELAHGLACRYYGVPVREIGVGLLFYLVPVAYVDRTDAHRLPGRGPRVVIALAGVAQDVLWLGGWSALSLYAEGQFGQLCLLMVWLQIGLLLANLNPLLPTDGYHALESAMGTLNLRSRAFTALRCRVLRQPPPSWLAVRSRSRQLHYQVFGLVCLAYALLVAVFCVRSLLLLFGGA
- a CDS encoding TOMM precursor leader peptide-binding protein, encoding MPFTTAPAHVLWTGTFGRRVADHLASLTDWPSATADALGSRSAEWPHTALRVLALWRDEPRLLADVSRLHSVCRTTWLPVVQEFPLIRIGPLIVPGQGPCHSCYTRRRAQHDRGREVSRALQESREADPGHGIAGFTDAQAMIAAGLAVDLLTRYRTGDGVVPGQVTFYNVLSRSLFSDTVIGVHGCEECGPPTDPDDGWRRLAAELPLTTGTVAGGGR
- the prfB gene encoding peptide chain release factor 2, with product MAVVDVSEELKSLSSTMGSIEAVLDLDRMRADVAVLEEQAAAPSLWDDPEAAQKITSKLSHLQAEVRKAEALRGRIDDLEVLFELAEAEDDPDTRAEAETELEAVRKALDEMEVRTLLSGEYDEREALVNIRAEAGGVDAADFAEQLQRMYLRWAERHGYGTEVYETSYAEEAGIKSTTFVVKAPYAYGTLSVEQGTHRLVRISPFDNQGRRQTSFAGVEVLPVVEQSDHVEIDESELRVDVYRASGPGGQGVNTTDSAVRITHIPTGIVVSCQNERSQIQNKASAMNVLQAKLLERRRQEEQAKMDALKGDGGNSWGNQMRSYVLHPYQMVKDLRTEFEVGNPQSVLDGEIDGFLEAGIRWRKQQEK
- a CDS encoding nitroreductase family protein, coding for MPLIDTAGLTEQLLAAPPTASASSDVRPGAAPPLPGDPVRALRRRRAQRHWAPEPLDGDVLVKALAYAFEQDGRLWRPAFPTLPTPAATVLVQRLLDVPEGCHRYEPEGRRLVPEPRALPPLADLVLQLEFAEAPALVVVHGDLAATLERHGAGGHRLLLARGAALAHSAWLAALSLGAVGSVFAGVLGAAGRTHLGLDGSGRAQLIGLALGSPRRVRPAPAPGDRTGEW